Below is a window of Brassica napus cultivar Da-Ae chromosome A5, Da-Ae, whole genome shotgun sequence DNA.
AAATAAGAGGGATGCCTGAGTTTTAGGGATCTTCAAGACTTTAATACCGCTTTATTGGCAAAACAATTATGGCGCTTGATAGATAAACCATAATGTTTATTTTCAAAGGTTTACATAGGTAAATATTTCGACTTACTAATCCTCTAGATGAACACTGATCTTATTCATCTTCTTATGGATGGAGAAGCATCTGTTCAACTAGACCTCTCGTTAAAAAAGGGCTAATCAAAAGAGTAGGATCTGGGCAATGAATCTCCCTATGGAATGATCCCTGGACTCCTGCTCCTCGCCCGAGGTCAGCATTGctaaaaaatcaaattcaatttttaaatcAGTCTCTTAAGGTGGAAGATCTCATCAATCCGATTGATCAGTCCTGGAATGTGGATCTGCTTAATGCATATATTCATCCATACGATGTGAAGATCATTCGAGTTTAGCAGGACACAGAGGCCGGATATGTATGGTTGGATGTTCATGGAGTCTGGTGAATACTCGGTTAAATCAGGTTTTAGGATTGAATCCTTATATCCATATAGGGGCCCAAGGATGATAACTTATGGACCAAATATTAAACCGCTATTGGCGTTTTCATGGAAACTTAAATGTTCTCTGAAACTAAGGCACTTTGTTTGGCAAGTATTATTTGGGACTTTGCCAGTATCAAAGAATCTGAGGGCACGTGGCATAGAGTGCAATCTCCGGTGTAGTATTTGTGGAGCAGAGGAGGAAACTATCAACCATGTCCTCTTTGAATGTCCACCAGCATTACAAACTTGGGCTTTATCTAGGATCCCTTCCCCTCCCGGGATATTCCCATCCTCTTTGGTTTTCACTAGTTTAGACTATCTCTTTTGGAGGCTTCCGAAGGAGGTAGATTCTGATTGTTTTCCATGGATTAAGTGGTATATATGgaagaatataaataataaaatttatcagAATTAGAATGGGAATCCTTAGGAAATCTTGCGCAAAGCGGAAGTTGAAGgaacactttgggctgaggcgCAATTATTGGTGCAGGAACATCATGGGCATTTCCAGCCAGATACTAGTTGGCTACCAATGGGGTTTACCAGAGTTTGCTATGTCGATGGGCGTGGAGGGAGCAAGATGTTTTCACCGGACAGGGTTGGTACTGTCAAAAGATGGATTCATAGGACATAATGATAATCTTCGACGATGCCTATCGCCTTTACATGCGGCATGTGAAGCATTCATTTTGGCTATGGACTATATGAAGACCCTGGAGTTCTCAGACGTAGAATTTGCGATGGATTGTTCTTTtatggtgaagatggtgtcatCACTTGATGAGTGGCCAGCGTTTGCTACACAAATGGAAAAAATTTGTCGCAGTAAGACTTTCTTCCCTAGCTTCAAGATCAGATATATTCCAAGGGCATAAAACATAATGGCAGACAAGCTTCCACGTGGTGCGAGGAGTTCTCTTTCAGCTATGTTATATGTGGATTATCTACCTCCGGTTTGGCTTTCTGAACCGGTGGTTTCTTAGTAGAGTAActtttgctgtcaaaaaaaaattattgtcaaAAAGTTTGTTAGTGAAATGTTTATTCAACAACTTATTCTCAAACGAAAAGAGTTATCGATTGATGGATTCTTCATGATTCTTtatgtttataataaatatcttcaaaaaattaatataatttctataaatgTGTACAAAATTCCTTCTgcattttaatgaaaaataagtTTCACCAAAAACTgttaagattcaaaattttgcTCATCATTAGAACAATGAAAAATCTATATACTCTTAATTTTATTCTtctgataataaaaaaaaaattatctttttacaaacaaaattaaaattttgacagtaaaattatgaaacataaTCCAATTAGGACTATATTAATAGTTTCGAAAAGTGACATAATtatcaaaacaatattataaaagttctttaattattcaataaatcattattaaacTAATGATATGTTTACTaactatctttatatataaagaatagtTTGTTCACTCCAGAGCGCTCCAAGCTGGAGCTCACTAATTCGGAGGCTGTCGAGCCGACATGTGGCCACTTTAACAAAAACGCAGCGGTTCATTAAACATCTGTCATCATGGGACAACGAGGTTAATATTTTTGCCTCGCTATCATAGCTCCAAGTTCCTTTCTTTCTATTAAACTATCTTAGACATTAATATGCCTAATACAAGTTCTTTTGTTCtttactttgttttttcttGGTTTCAGGTGTTTCAGTTTCTTGGTAAATTGGTCCATCGTTGCTGTTACCAATGCATTTAAGAAGGCACACATCGCTTAGCTTCTAGAGGATGCATGATTGGTCACAACATTTGCATCTGAGTAATGTTTTACAATCTCCTCttgaatttattttgtttctccCATGTTCTCTCAGTTTAATTCACTTTAAATATAAGCAAGCATATGTCCTACTTAATCAAAAATGAGATTTGTTTTGACTGCTAATCATTCATATATTTATTGtcataatcaaatattatttgcTTCCAATACCTATGATTGCTCGAAGTCTTGTGAAACATGCAACATTGCGATATCAATTAGTTGGCTTCCTAatatttaagtttgggggaagCCCTAATTTTCTCTCTACCACCCCCACCCTCTCCCAGCcgtcaaacaaaacaaaagtcgATTTAACTCCGGCGTCCGGCGCGTGCGAGCGCTTCCGGCACCGGAGGCACCGTCTTTCTCccttttcctctttttttttggtttgcttCACCATCGCCTTCACCATTGCTTCCGTCTTGCGTGAGTTCTCTGTCTTTGGAGAATATTCCGGCTAAGGCTTTGCTTGCGGGGAGGCTCGATTTCGGCTCGGTTCTACTGGTGTTGGAGGCTCAGCACGGAGGTAAAGGGGTTTGCGGTTGGTGGAGTCGGCGTTTAGGGTTTGTGAGTGGGCGTTTTTACTTTGGTTCCGCTTGAAGAGGTTGCAGCGCGTGGAGGAGGAGACTACGCTTTCGGCTCAGATCTGGCTTGTGGGTTCGCAGATCTACAATGACTTAGATCTTCCGTGGAGTGGAATTGACTGTTGGTGGGTGTTTCGTCTTGTTTTCTCGGTGAATCGCCTCCTCTAAGTCAAATTCATGAATGTCTCGGAGTTATTCGTTTGCTCGAGTGCGCGCTTAGCCTTCGACGCCGGCGTGTGTTGGGTCTAAAGGTGGTGGCGCGTGGAGGCTTGTGGTGTTGTGGTTCGTTGTTGTCGTCTATGGCAGCCTCATATAACACCATTGGTCCCCTTTCATTTAGTCTTTGCTTCCTGGAATCTGTTTTGGACATCACCACCGGAGCTTAGTAGACAAGCTTCTAAGTGGGTCGAGCTCGTGTTCTTTTCTTGGGCTGTCTCCGTTACTACCGGTCTCAGCATCTCGACAGCAATCTATTACCCTCTTTCGGTTCTCGCAGAGGGCGTACGGCATTGGAGGTTGTGGGTTCGGTTGGTCAGTGAACTTTGCGACTCCTTGGTGGTACTGTACGGAGGGTTAGCATTTCCCAGGAGCGTATCTGTCTCTAATCTCATTGTTCAGGTCTTGTGAGCTCAGTCCGAGCTGTATTCAGCGGCTTTCTCTGGCCCGGTTTCTTGCTGTTCAGTTGGCAGTTGTATATATGGAATAATCAGGAGTAGTTCTTCTTTGGGATGCGTTTTGGTTCCAACCTAGAAGGTCCGCTACGGGTTCTCCGTTGTGGGTGCACGAGAGGAGTATAGAAGTTGGTCTTGTCAACCACGTCTATCTTTCTTGGTGGTGTCGCGTACTGAGCGGGTCGGCTTCAGAGGCTTGATCTTGGGCTGTCTCTTCTCCACCTTTCAAGGTGGTGCCTGCTCTCTTTGTCTTTTTGGTATTGGTCTTTGGCGTGTGGCGATCCTTGGAGGCTGTCCTGTTCGTATAATGCTCCTCAAGTTGATGCGGGTGATGGACCTCTAGTGTGGCTGTCTGTTCGGGTTAGCGGATGCTCGGGAAGTCTTCAGCGAGCTGTTCTTGGTCGAGCTAAATCTTTAAGAGCGGATCATCGGGGAGGCCAAAATTACCGGGTTCTGACTCTCGATATAACTATGGCTCTTCCTTTTGCGGCAAGCTGTAAGTGCGGATCGGGTGAGGCCCCTGGGTTGCAGTTATTACttgttgtgtttgtttttgtttacacTTGATCGAGTTACTGtttagatttgttttcttttcttctgcTTCTTGTTACCATTGTATTTCTgtcaaaaatctgaaaattgGTAATAAaatctttacatttttaccaaaaaaaaaaaaagtcttgtgAAACACTTAGAAAGTTCCACAACTTTAAGAGTTTAGCGTATACACACATGAGATTTTTGGAAGTGCCACAAATGACATAACTTTTGGCCTATCAGTaactatattttctttatcaaatttGAAAGTCAAAGACTTAGATTGATcattagccaaaaaaaaaatcaatcatttgCCATATTCCTTGGCAGTCATTAtaaattatgttaaaaaaataagaagaataaaGAGCAATTAAAGGAATAACGCTTCGTGAATGGACCAGGCCATAATGTCTCTTCTTAAtattgtttaagaaaaaaaagagatcttTGGCTTACACCATTAGAGCCTTCAGGTTAATAAGTTTTCCAGCCATACAGATCATAACTTAAAATTTACAACTGTGTTCACTGGATTTTATTCATCcacaccaaaaaaaattgtgagCATCAAAACGAGTGAAAGGATCCGATGAAGGCAAGTACCAATCAGATAACTGATAAAGATTTTTAGGAAAGCGATATTTACAACTATATTTAAATACCTACGATTCAGTGTGAAAGTTATGAACTCAATGGTTTTAAAACTAGGGTCGACGATCAATTTCTCCATGAGAATTATCTTATAGCATCAAATGTCTCTCAAACTATTGCTCCGTTCTATTATTCCCGAAAAAAGTTTTAAACCTATTTCTccacagaaaaataaataaatacctaTCTCTCCTTGAAATCAAAATGTGAAACCTATAAACCCATAAAATTGGTTTACTTTGGTTTAATGTACATAAgttaaaccaaaatttaataaatataacaataaaccaataaaaaatcaattaaccAAAATTAAATCCCATCAACTAAAGTCATCGCCTGCTTCTCCTATCGTATGTACATGTTCATCGTTCTCTCGATCTTCTATAAGAAATTTActgttttagtttttgaggaAAAACCGAAGAGCATGTGTCTCaggaaattttattatataaacaagCAAGCAACATGAGTTTACCACTTCGTCtcttctcaaattttttttttttttgtgactaatctctttctttcaaCCCATAATCTACTGAATATGGCAACAATTGCTAAGGAACTAGTATAATCTGATGGGTGTAATGAAAGAATTAATTGTCGTTTGGCATTTGCTACCATGTTTTTtcatactctgttttttttatcttcacTCAGACAACTTTACGAGAATTGTGTAGGTCGGGTGCAAAAAATTTCCTTGTAGTGTTAACTACCATGAAAGAGAGACAATCTCCTTAACAGCCATCTGCTCGTCACAGGCTCTGTTGATGCCTCTCCGGTGTCGAACATGTCGACGAGCTCTGGTTTAGAGCTGTAATTCAAGTTCAACCATAGAGttgtagaagccggaaaaccggatcAAAAGAAACGATATAATATAAACGACGTTAAGGAAAATATACAGACAATTCAAAACCGTAACGGAAATGAGACCATGGAGTCGAGACAAATCTCTTTCTTTAACTcttaatattcgctccgttagtgcgaCGGATGTGTACGAATAGGAGTCCCAGGATAAAACCATGATAGGTTATCACGCAGCACTCGTGAAGAACCTCTAACGAACTAATATTTCTACGAAATACTCTCTAGACTTACGCTATAGGATTTGCTGGTTTTTGTTGTGAAAAACGTAAAGAGAAATGAAGGAGGAGACAAGtttataaagaaaagaagacGAGCCACTTTCCGTAACTGATGCCGCACGTGCGCACGTTGGCGGAAATCTCGCGAGGATCTCGGAGGTGAGGCGTTACGAAACTTCCTCCGCAAGATCTTTTCTCGTTTATACTTATCGTCAAGAAGAGAGACagcgtgttgtttttaaacgaactacgtgttgtttaaaataagTCGTTTTTATCGGGCCAAAGGCCCGACAcccgagccggccggacggcggcggcggagcgcgcgtggggagctctctcttcctctgaacCGTTTAACACATGGTATGTGTgagtgcatatatatatagctcgactcttctcttcctccccGATGTGGGACTTTGTAAGTTTCATTTCATTAACCACACATAAGTGGGCTATTAGGCACACAAGCCCAATCATTTGTTAttcacatattttaattaaacccAATTGGTTTAATTGATCCAACAAGAGTCGCGGACATGTGCGCCAGCGATAAGACAATTCTGCTCGAGCTCCTGATTGTGGGAGGATTGAAGCCATCAGCTGTTGACTTTGATTATTTGATGAGATAAACGAATGTGGGAGGAATCGGAGATGGAGGAGAGAccaataaaattgattttggtTTAGGTTTAAAACCGGTATTCTGGTTCGTATTTATGGTTTTGTCACATGATATACCTAATACTGTTTAAACCAACATTCATGGGGGATTAGGTTTAAACCTTTTATTTCAGAGAGATATACAACGAGGAAAAAGTTTCAAAGAAATTTGATACTATACGAGAGTTCTCGTGTGACCCTTAAAACTAAGATAAAATTATGATTGGTTGTACATTTAAAAAAGTTTTGCatcaaaacttatataattaagataAATGAATATTTAGATCATGGATCTGAATAGTTGGGATGTAGGTGCAGAAAATTTGTTGTAAGAATTTTGTTGGTAGATTTTAGGTTTTAGTGACGTAGTTGtaaatttttaatgcataaagatattacaatttttaaaccagtgttttaagaaacaaatatattttaaaaggatTGTATATTTAAAGGTAAGGGTCAATTAAATTACTAAGAGAATAATtggaaacaaaatttataaaaaatattaagtgaAATAAACATCTTTACAATCCAACCAATCAAACacatatctaaaatttaatcaattttcttttccatttttctctttaccttatatataatttccaataacaaaaatatcagATATTTGGAATTTTGAATAAcagaaataataaataactggaaataatttataattttctagctatttatatttttataatatattataatatttatatatcaaaataaacatacatacaaatatataataaaaacaaaatttaaacaaaaacccTGGTGTAGCCCGGGCCGACACAAATTTTAGAATATAAATGaagattatttaaattatttgaagaaaatcatgaaaacattatatttttatttagtccATATTTATCTTCATAAAATGTTATAGTTACTAAAGAATTTATTCTACAAGGGGAAGACGATCTATTTCCCCACGAGAAGTATGATATAGCACCAAATATCCACCAAAGTATGACCCCGTGCTATTTCTCCCCGAAAACAAAGTTCGAAACCTATTTCCCCACCATTTTTGGTTTACTCTCGATTTTTCTTAACCGAACATAAAATCTTGAATCTCATACAATAAACCGATGGAAACTAAACcaagaccaaaaaaaaacccGACCAAACATAGATCTGGATTATGACCGTAAACCGACCCGacattaaaacttaaaatacccCCCGACAGAAGAAAATCTACCCCCAATTCTATTCCATCAAGAACCCTAAACGAGATCTGGTCTGCAATTGAAGCTTGGAGAAGAAAATGTCAGGTGGTTCGAGTACCGCGTCTGGAGCAACGTCGTCAGGGAGTTCTTCTCGTCGTCGAGGTGGATTCATCATGGGAATTCCGAAGAGATGCTGGTGTGGTGAGGAAATTCTTCCCTTGATGTCGAAATCCGACAACAACCCTAACCGAAGGTATTTTCGTTGTGCTTATGCTGCAAGAAAAAAGGTCAGTTTTATATAATTACTAAATTATTGTCTTGGGTTTGATATCGATGGAGAATAATAGTGGTACTGTTGTTGTATGTTTAAATTGATGTTGTAGCTTGAGAATGATAACCATGTCTTTAAATGGATTGATGAGGCATTGATTAATGAGGTTGAGACACTTGAAAGCAAGACAATGAGACTTGAACAAGAGTtaagagagataggaagaaaaGAGATTTTGGTGGCTGAAAGAGTTAAAATGGAGGTGGAGAAGGAGCTATTGGATAGAGTGGAAGAAGTCTTGGCTGAAGCAAAAAACAACatgaagaaaatgatgataATACCAATCATTGGATGTGTTGCTATTGTAGGTATCATGGGGCTCTATCATAGAGCATGGTGATTGTGTTGAAGAAGAATATGGTTTGGGATGTTTGTCCCTTTGTTTTAAGAGCTAAGGTTCTTGTGTTTTCTATGTAAGTCGGTTGTGTTTTGTTTCGGATATAATATAATGGTATTGATGTTATGAAAAACAATGTTTTCTATGTTAATTTTCATGCTTTTGAGACAGTGAGTTGAAAAGAAAGAGGCTTGAACACATAAAAAGGATACATTACGTTGGGTTGaacataatatatgttttttatacAACCATCATCCAACAAAAGCCGACATTTAAACTAGAAAACATGACCATCCAACAAAAGCCTAGAAACATGCCCATTTAACAAAAGTTGAGACTAAATAAGAGAGGACAACTAGCACATGTCTTCATAGCCGAGAATAACATGACATCCAGAATCAGCTGGAGAAGCAACCTGAGAAGCTTGTTGAGAAGGTGTCGAAGAAACTTGAGGTGGAGGACCTTGAGATGGCTGCAAAAGAACCTGATTAGTGGATGTAAATACAGAAGGATGAATCAAAATAATGAACACAAACCTGATTATTCTTGTGAAACCTAGAGTTATGATCAGCCACTCCACAAATTCCACAGTGCATGGTTCGTTTCTTGTGCTTTGGTTGTTTCTTGGTTGGAGATTCATTTACCcctttcttcctcttcttatcTGCTTTGGTTATCTTCTTCCTTCCAGGTTGTGGTGGCTCTGGAGGAATATGCACGTCTGGAGCATTTGTTGAAGGCCAATACATAGATCCTCTCACTGGAACTAGTCCTTCAGAATAGTTCTTCCTCCACATAGACGTGCGAAACCATTGACACACAAAGTTCTCTGGTGCAAGCTTCTTTTGAATCATCACTCCATAAGCATGCTCACAAGGGATCCCACAAATGTCAAACTTCAAGCATGTGCAAGTTCTCTTCTCCAAACTCACACGGTAAGTACAGTTGTTAAGCCTAGCTTCAAACATCCCATTGGTGCTTCTAGTTACTTTACATTCAGATGCTTGCTTATGCTCAGCCTTCAGAAATTCTATGACATAAGGTGTACAAACACCTATAAAAACAAGCAtaagaaacatatatacaaaatataatattaaaaaaacaacttgaaaactttaaatttaccTTTGTGACTGTGGGAAATAACTGAGCGTTT
It encodes the following:
- the LOC106365242 gene encoding uncharacterized protein At4g04775-like, producing MSGGSSTASGATSSGSSSRRRGGFIMGIPKRCWCGEEILPLMSKSDNNPNRRYFRCAYAARKKLENDNHVFKWIDEALINEVETLESKTMRLEQELREIGRKEILVAERVKMEVEKELLDRVEEVLAEAKNNMKKMMIIPIIGCVAIVGIMGLYHRAW
- the LOC106365241 gene encoding uncharacterized protein LOC106365241 gives rise to the protein MGRDADNAIYPIAWGVVQVENTENWLWFVKKVKHELDLKDGNGFVLVSDRQKGLISAVQQELPEIEHRMCVRHIYGNLKKKYGKKHDMKPYLWSLAHSYNEAEYLQRLQWILNYDSEVYEAVLKMKPKTWCRAFYKLGSYCEDVENNSTESFNNTISNAREKPFVPMLETIRRLAMARIAKRSVISHSHKGVCTPYVIEFLKAEHKQASECKVTRSTNGMFEARLNNCTYRVSLEKRTCTCLKFDICGIPCEHAYGVMIQKKLAPENFVCQWFRTSMWRKNYSEGLVPVRGSMYWPSTNAPDVHIPPEPPQPGRKKITKADKKRKKGVNESPTKKQPKHKKRTMHCGICGVADHNSRFHKNNQVLLQPSQGPPPQVSSTPSQQASQVASPADSGCHVILGYEDMC